The genomic stretch CTTGGTCGCTGTGATTTTATGGTGAAAATTCGTGGATATTCTATCGTGCTAGGCGCCGTGGAAGCGGCACTGGTCGAAACCGTCTCTTTGTCGTCGTGTGTGGTTGTCGCCGACGGAGAAGAGGGCGAAGATAAACACCTGGTGGCCTATCTGGTGCGCGCACCCCATGAGGATGTTGAAACACGCCTCAGCCACTGGTCCATTGATACTCGTACCGGTGCTTGCCCAGAAATTCGCCGCGCAGTCGACGGCGCCTTGCCACATTACATGGTTCCTAGTGTTTTTGTAGAAGTTGAAACATTGCCAGTCAGTGCGGTCGGAGCAAAACTTGATCGCAAGGCATTACAGGCACAATCGGCCGATCGCAGGGCCATGCTCCGGTCCTTGCAATTGTCAGCCGAAACCCACACAACCCCGTTACATACGGCTACTAGTCATCAGCCAGCACGCTGGAAGCGCGTGGCGAAACATTTACGGGTACCGCATGGGTCGAGTCGAGAAGATGTGGAAGATGTCATGCTCATTTTATGGGAAGTTGTTCTTGATCGCGAGCCAGGCATGTTGGACAGTAATTCCGACTTTCACGAGCACGGAGGCCATTCGCTTAGTGCTGCACGACTCGTCTCTTTGATGAATAAAACCTTCTCTTGCCGACTACTCGCAGTACAGCTGATGCAAGGAATGTCCATAGGCACAGCAACAGATGCTGTAGTGGCATCTTGGTTGGAAGACCCGATCTCCAATGGTGGGGAATCCGGAAGCAATCGTGTACATCAAATGAATGGAAGCGGCGGGACGATTCCGAACGGCGCGTTGAGGACAGCAGATGAAGATCAGATTATCCAACAAGTACGTGGAGCTGCGGTCTTGCCGGAAGATATTATACCAAAGTCTCAGGGATTTCCGACTCGTGGTCTCGGCGAGAGCAAAGAAGTATTTTTGACTGGATCCACAGGCTTTCTCGGAGCTCACGTGCTGGCTGAGCTCCTACTCAAATATCCGTCCGCGACAGTGGTATGTCTGGCTCGCTCCAAAGATCCTAAAGTTGTTCAGATTAATCTGGAACGCTACAAGCTGTGGCAACCAGAATTTTCTACTCGAATTAAAGCCGTCAGCGGAGATTTGTCGCTTGCGAAGCTTGGCTTGGATCTAAGCAGCTGGAAGCAAATAACACAGGCTGCTGATGCTGTCGTCCATTGCGGAGCTGCTGTGTCACTAACATCTCCGTATGCAATGCTTGAAGCTGTGAATGTGTACGGCACACTGAATATTATTCGTCTTGCTTGTGAATGCAAAGCCGGCACACCTCTTATCTATGTCTCGTCCAACGGAATTTTCCCGTGTGACAAGGGCAAAGATGAAATTTTTCTTGAAAATGATGATGTTGGGTGCCTGCCGGATCGACTTGGAGCCATGAACGGTTATGGGCTTAGCAAATGGGTTGCAGAGCAGCTTGTTGTCGCTGCGCACAAGCGAGGGCTCCCCACAATGACAATTCGTTTTGGCAATCTAGGATGGCAATCAACTTCTGGGATTGGTAACTCTTTGGATTTTCAGAGTATAATTCTAAATGGCGCTCGGCGAATGGTGGTCCGGCCTCGTGTAAAAGGGTGGAAATTCGAAATCACGCCAATCGATTTTGCCGCAGCAGCGCTCGTCGGTCTTGCAGACACTGCTATACACCTAAAAGCCGGGTCTATCTTTAATTGTGTCCAGTCAGAACTTGTCGATGCAGACCGTGTCTTTGGTTGGGTGTCCGAGAGCGATACCCTTTCTCTCTTGGCGCTTGACTTCGAAGACTGGCAACAGCGGGTAGACGAGGCGAGCAACGACGACCTGTCGCTATCCACATTGCAGGCCTTTGCCATGGGGCTCCCAGGTGGAGCCTCGTACTTATCCGAATGTGCACATCTAGATTGCAGCAAGTTCGATGCAGCCGTAGCCTCGCTTCATCCCCCGTTACGGCGTCTTGGTCCTTCGGAACTTTCGGAGTAtttcaaaatcttccttAGCGCCAACCCGATTATATCGTCTGTGGCGGCCGACAGCGTCATAAAGCCGTCTGCGGTCGATCCCTCTGTTTCAACTGAACATCAAGGTCCTCTGGCTGGTCAAGTTGCCGTCGTTACAGGCGCCTCGTCCGGAATTGGTCGAGCAATCGTCCTGTCACTGGTCCAAGCCGGATGTAATGTTGCTATGGCTGCTCGTAGATTATCTGAGCTCGAAAAGACTCAAAAGGAAGTAGCTGAAGCGTGCAGCGGCTCTCCGGTTAAGATGATGTGCGTACGTACGGACGTTACGAAGCGCGACGAAGTGGCTCATTTAGTACAGGTTGTAGAAGTTTCTCTGGGGCCAATTGATATCATGGTAAACTGCGCCGGGGTCATGTACTTCACTTTGATGAAAAATGTAGTCTGGGATCAGTGGGAAGCGCAAGTGGATGTCAACTGTAAGGGAACGATGTACGGAATCGGATCTGTACTTCCCAGAATGCTCGATCGAGGAAAAGGGCACATCGTGAACATTACAAGTGATGCCGGCCGCAAGGCGTTTCCTGGGTTGGCGGTGTACTCTGGTTCAAAGTTTTTTGTCGAAGGGGTGAGCCAGGCACTTCGCGCGGAGACTGCCTCTACAGGGCTCCGAGTGACCTGTATTCAGCCTGGTAACGTGGAGACTCCTTTGCTCTCGAAATCAACCGATCCCGATGGGCTCGCAGAATATGGGACACCAACTGGCGCGAAGGTTCTCGAGCCGGCAGATATAGGCAGGGCTGTCGTATACGCCGTGTCCCAGCCTGAGTGGTGTGCAGTAAACGAGATTCTCGTCGAACCTCGAGACGAGCCCGCCTAACCAGCGTTTCAACAAACGAAAACTGGAAAAGATATTGGTGCGGAGCGGAGCTAGCTACCATTACTTCTAATAGTACCGAGACACTTCAATTGGGCTGAACAAGAGAAAAAATGGCTTGTGTTTTTGTTTGATCAATAAATGGTTCgacttttttctttggttgGCATTTTACATATTGTTTCTTCGCGCCCAATCCCAGGATAACACGCTGATAATGCTAACTGGAATCTAccttgttttcgtcgttcCTCTCGTTCTCAATTATTTATGGCGGATTCCATGTTCTCTTGAATTAAAATTAGAGAGAAGTGATGTTCTGAGAAATCCAATAGAGTAAAACTCTAACTATACAAAATCTGCCCCATTCTGCCCCAGCCAAATGGGGCAGAAAAATTCTGCCCCATTCTATGTATATTTTGAACCATTCTATGTGTATTTTGATGCCCTATTTACGAAAATAGTTTGCCGTCGTCAAAGGGTCTTGAAGACTTTCTTATCGAGTCCCGTCACAGGCACACGTACATAAAACCAAGCTTGATTTGTCTCAATGGAGATGTGGATTTTGCAGACTGTAGACTCGCTTTTGATCCCTTCTTCACTTTTTCCCTCAATCACAAACATTATGTCTATGGCTTCCACCACTGTTTTCGAAACAACCGCGCGCGCCTTTGGCGAACGCAGTTTCGGTCTGTCGCCAGATGACGAACGCTATAGGGTTTTACAGGTACAAGCGTTTATTTTAGAGCACGGGCTGGACACTTCCATTCAAGTTGAGTTCAACACTACGTGCCGAGGATTGAGGAAAGGAAGCTCTACTATAAAAGACTACAGTTACTACTTGCAGAATATCTGTGTATTTTCTGGCCTGATTGGCTGTTCTCACGAAAGCAACtaaaaagaggaaattcgctaaatgGGTGTTAAGACCCTGCCAAATCcgctaaatgggtgcttTACCGCTGCACGTGCCATTTTTGCTAAATAGAAATTGTTGCTTACAGGCAAAATTTCAATGGAAAACGCTCTCATGTATAAAAGCATACGCCTGAGAAACTGAGACAATAACTCAAGAGCATCAATTCAGGCTGGGCTGGTTGTTCATGAtcagattcacagtcaagtgaAGCTGACCAATTGCATTCTCAAAAACTTGAAAATTGGCTGATTCCAATATTGCTCTGAACTCAAATTATATTGCTCCCATACCAGGAAGGTTTAACTGGTGTCCACTTGGATGCCCCCCTTAAATTTGGTCaattgcttgactgtgagggaCTTGTGATGCTATAATACAGTCCCTTTACTGGCAGTCTTCTGTCATAGGAACTGCTTTCTTGGATAATAGCCCATTTACAAATCTTCAAAAATTTGCATTATACTTGTACTCGTGATATAGCACTCAACGGACAAAAGCTATGTAAGTATGTAGAGTTACCTGGTTTACcacccatttagtggatttgacATGGTCTGAGCACCCActtagcgaatttcctcaacTAAAAAAGATGTCCTTGGCTGAtgaaaaaagaagagaaaattcgctatttgggatgagcaggggtgaaaattacgATATTTGCGAAAAGATTCACTGATTTTAAGTGTTTTTGTTCTCGCGGGAAATGATTCATAAGTAAAAGTT from Phaeodactylum tricornutum CCAP 1055/1 chromosome 12, whole genome shotgun sequence encodes the following:
- the NRPS gene encoding non ribosomal peptide synthase, translated to MTQDEPKCIHVSFHDQAAQTPDAVCLIEEDLTFTYAEVQRRVILLAKELRDNGSCTNAVVAIFMEPCADYIISMLAVLTAGAAYVPLELAYPITMLQRVLHDATPVVVVTKQEQRALLPVTNTALAVLCLDDNEHHELQETAGQPESQAELLQTYQSFPPVSLDDLAFIVYSSGTTGQPKGIANPHRAPALSYRWRFDEFVDPGPGSIVACNVFFVWEALRAVMRGGAVVPVPASIVFDGEALSVFLHQHSVTEMLFTPSLLENFFNTMSEADLRARLVALKTIFLNGEVVTLNLRERCFRLLPSVRFINLYSISECHEVGAVDLREIDLNLSTKYCPIGAPCTYSPAYILDDEGRHAVAPGDAGELYIGGDMLAVGYLNLPELTATRFVPDPFRPDEGCMYRTGDRARMLENGQLEILGRCDFMVKIRGYSIVLGAVEAALVETVSLSSCVVVADGEEGEDKHLVAYLVRAPHEDVETRLSHWSIDTRTGACPEIRRAVDGALPHYMVPSVFVEVETLPVSAVGAKLDRKALQAQSADRRAMLRSLQLSAETHTTPLHTATSHQPARWKRVAKHLRVPHGSSREDVEDVMLILWEVVLDREPGMLDSNSDFHEHGGHSLSAARLVSLMNKTFSCRLLAVQLMQGMSIGTATDAVVASWLEDPISNGGESGSNRVHQMNGSGGTIPNGALRTADEDQIIQQVRGAAVLPEDIIPKSQGFPTRGLGESKEVFLTGSTGFLGAHVLAELLLKYPSATVVCLARSKDPKVVQINLERYKLWQPEFSTRIKAVSGDLSLAKLGLDLSSWKQITQAADAVVHCGAAVSLTSPYAMLEAVNVYGTLNIIRLACECKAGTPLIYVSSNGIFPCDKGKDEIFLENDDVGCLPDRLGAMNGYGLSKWVAEQLVVAAHKRGLPTMTIRFGNLGWQSTSGIGNSLDFQSIILNGARRMVVRPRVKGWKFEITPIDFAAAALVGLADTAIHLKAGSIFNCVQSELVDADRVFGWVSESDTLSLLALDFEDWQQRVDEASNDDLSLSTLQAFAMGLPGGASYLSECAHLDCSKFDAAVASLHPPLRRLGPSELSEYFKIFLSANPIISSVAADSVIKPSAVDPSVSTEHQGPLAGQVAVVTGASSGIGRAIVLSLVQAGCNVAMAARRLSELEKTQKEVAEACSGSPVKMMCVRTDVTKRDEVAHLVQVVEVSLGPIDIMVNCAGVMYFTLMKNVVWDQWEAQVDVNCKGTMYGIGSVLPRMLDRGKGHIVNITSDAGRKAFPGLAVYSGSKFFVEGVSQALRAETASTGLRVTCIQPGNVETPLLSKSTDPDGLAEYGTPTGAKVLEPADIGRAVVYAVSQPEWCAVNEILVEPRDEPA